GAACGCTTCCAGCTCGCCGTCCGACATAGGCTCTCCCGACGGGCCAGTCACATCCAATTTCCCTTTGGATGCGAGATAGCAGCCCTCCACCAGAGAGAGCTGCATGAAAGGTCCGACGGTCTTGCCGAAGTAGCCCAGAGTACGGAGGTTCTCGGCGTCCTCGGCATCATAGACGAATATCCTGTCCCTGACCAGGCGCCCTTTCGCGGGACGTCTCATCCCTTTGACGAAAGCTTTCCCGAATGGGTCGCGCAGGGACATCTTGTAGTATGTGACATCGCCCTCCTCGTCGACCACGGCGTAAAGAATGGCCCTTTTCCTGTCCACGGCTTCCTCGGCCTGATCGATCAGCTCGGATATCTCGAACGACGACCTCTCCGATACCGCCCTCACATAATATTCCGGGCGGGAATTGCTGATGGTCTTGCCGCGGGGGAACACCGATAGATCATATCCGCCCGTCTCGTTCTTCACGACGAACCCTCTCTGGCGGAAATCGCGGTACACCAGGTATTTTATGTCGAAATCCTCGGAGATGGAAGCGGAATGCATGAACAGCTCCGGGAAGCTCATAGGCTTGCCCCTGTCCAAGACTTCCAAGCGGCCGCATTCCAGCAGATACGCTGCTTCTATGAGATCCAAATCGACTCCGCCGCCGCTGCGCGGATACCCGTAATTGCCTCTGGTGTAAATGCGACTCCCTTCGCTCTGGTCGCGGACTTCGACCATATCGTCGGATAGTATCCCTGCCATCGGCCGACCATTGGCGGAAAGATATGTAAACATGAGTGCTGGACGGCCGCGGCCGCAGGAGGGCGCCATGTTTTCTCCGACAACCATAATAAGCGTCCGGCCGATTTATTGCGCGTCGAAGGCCGCCTTTGGCATGATGGACATGGAGGTGTTTTGAAACGGATGATTTTCCGGGTGCCGATGCAGAAAAAGAAGCGTTCGCCGTGATCGACGGGATCAGATATTTCAGGGACGAAAAAGACCCGTTCCAATATGACAGCCCTAGAATAACAAACCTGGTCGATGGCAAAGGCTACAGATTCTCGGAATTGGAGCTGGATGAAGCCGGCGGACAGACGGATGAGGCCGCAGAATTCTGGATGGACGTGAGCCAGAAGATACCCAAAGACATGGTGAAGATATTCCGGTCCGAAGCCAGCGGAGACGGAAAATACCGCATCCTCGCCGAACGCGTGGCGGGAACCTTCGGAAACGTCATGGGCAAAGAAAAAAAGAAGAGCCGGGATGATAAGCTCACAGCCGGCGATGCCATGGATATTCTGAGGTCCGTGGATAAGGTCCACAGACTCGGCCTGTTCGGACTCCACATATCTCCGGACAACATCGTTCTCGGCGAGCATGAATGGACGGCGGACGACCTGAAGGACTGGGGAACCACGATCGCCTCCAGAATCGCCAAGAAGCACAAATGGAAATTCTCGGGATTCGGGCTCCGGAAACCGGACTTTATCATGGATCCCCCTCCCGAAGATATCTCGGACATGTCCGGGAATCCCGAGGCCGAGAAAGCCAAAATGGAGGACCTGAAAGCCGTTTCCCTGGCGGCCTACAGCATGATCACCGGCGAAAAAACGGATCTCAGGACCGTTCCGGACCGGGAGACCTACAAAAACGCCCTGATGAAGACCCAGGCCCTCACATTCTTCGGCAACACCATCCAGCTCAAAGCCGTCTTCGGCAGAGAACTGGTCGGCATATTCGACAGAGCATTCGCCGAAGATCCCAAGGACAGATACCAGACCGGGAAGCAGATGGCCGACGCCATGATCAGGCTGGCCAAAAGAATGAAGCCGGATTTCAATCCTGCAGCCGATACTTCCGCCGCAGCCGGCGCCTCGGCGATAGGATCCGCCGGAGCGGCCACTGCAGCAGGTACAGTTGCGGCGGCCGGCCTGTCGTCATTGTCCGCGCCGAAACTGATAGCCATAATAGCGGCCGTCGCTCTGATCATCGGAGGCGGCATCGCCGCGGTCTTCATGATGAATCAGGGAGACAGCCAGTACACCCTTGCATTCGAAGCCGAAGGGCCCGGGACCGTCAGCTCTGTTTCTGTCTCCGTCCCGTCCGGTTCCGCAATCACCGTCGACGGCATGACCCTGACAGTGAACGGCCAAAAAATACTGGCCAAAACAACCGATCCGGGGCCGGGCGAATACAGCGAATTCAAAGGATGGACCGGCGTCCCGGACAAAGTAATCAAAAACCAGACGGTCCGCGCGGTATTCGAGAAAAAAACCGAGAACTATACCCTGACTTTCGCCGTGAAAGGCCCCGGATCGGTATCGCCGAATTCGGTGACAGTCCCGTACGGCTCCGCGATAACGGAAAAGGGGCAGACGCTGACCGTCAGCGGCACAGAGATACGCGCCGAATCCATCAGACTCAGCTCCGGAGAGCCCAGCAAGTTCCTGCAATGGACCGGAATTCCCGGGACCGTGGCCGGGAACGCGACCATAACGGCCGTCTTCGAAGATGAGCCGGATTATCACACGGTGACCATACTGGCCGACGGCCACGGAAAAGTATCCGCAGGCAGCCTGACCGTGCCTCAGGGGACCGCTCTGCACATCCTCGGCGATGCCCTGTACGTAGGAAACACGAAGATCACCGCGGAGCCCGACGCACCGGCGGGATATACATCCGAATTCGTGCAATGGAAATTCGGTTCCGATACGGTCACAGGAGACACGACGGTCTATGCCGTCTTCAAGACGACAGCCGTGCAGTACACCATAACTTTCGTAGCCGACGGACCCGGGAAAGTTTCCGCAGGCTCGGTTTCCGCGCCCTACGGAACCAAACCTGCCGTCAGCGGGAACGTCATGATGATAGGCGGGAAAACCGTCACGGCGGATCCGGTCAGCTCCGCGGCGCAAACATCCGAATTCAAGGGATGGACGGGCGTGCCCGGAACGATAACCGGAGATACGACCGTACACGCGGTGTTCGAAGCGAAACCCGTGAACTGCACCATAACCTTCGCCGCAGACGGCCCCGGATATGTGACGATGAATTCGGTCGTCGTGCCCAGAGGGTCTGCCATCGCCGCAGACGGCAACCTCCTGACGATAAACGGCAACGTGCAGGTCTATGCCATCATCGGCAACGAAGAAGGCGCCAAGTTCGTAAGATGGGCGGACGTCCCCGGCACCGTGGAAGAAGACATGACACTGACAGCGGTTTTCGGCAAGGTCGTCGTCCTGAATTTCGCTGCGTACGGCCGCGGTTTCGTCGACCGCTACAACGGTGAATTCCTGGTCGGAACCCCGATAACGGTGGATGGGAACAAGCTCATCATCGACGATGTCACGGTCGAAGCCACGGCAGATCCCGGATTAGCGCGCTTCGCCGGCTGGTCGAACGTTCCGCCGGTCGTAACGGAACCGACGACGATATACGCGTACTTCCGCTGATCGACCTGGATCCCGCAAAGGAAAAACTTCTTATCGAAAATCCCGGGCAGAAAGGGACCTGCCCCGGGATTCCCATATTATCTGGCAGCCGAGACCGATGGGATTTTGCGGCCCATCTATGAACAAACCTCGCAGCGCCGCACGCAGAAAGAACTCTGAAAGCGGCATCGCCCTTCAGAGCCGGTTTAATATGAAGTAGACCTACAAACCAGCATGACCGACTTCCTCAGCCAATACAAAAAGAGCCAGAGGACGCGCCACAACCGCTCCCCTCGCGCTCCGAACCCGGGAGAGGTCTGGTGGGTCGAGAACCTTGACGGGATAAAGGACCGCCCTATCCTCGTCGTAGGGACCCGGAACGGCGACGTACTGTTCCGCAGATGCACCTCCCAGAGCGGCGGAGCCAACGCCAGGGACGTCATCGAGGACTACATGGAAGCCGGACTGGATACGGAGACCTATGTGGACAGGGAAGTCCGCTCAATCCCGAGCACCCATCTCGTACGCAGATTGGGTTCACTGTCGCAGTATGACCGCGAGAAATTCCGCATAGGACGAATCCCGTTACGGATATCTACTCCGATTCTTTTCGGACTGCCATGTCTGATCCGTCTCTGCAAGATCTTCTGGACAAGCTCGCCTCCGGCGAAAGGATACCGTACGGCGACCCGATCTTCAGGCTGCTGGACGCCTGCGCCGCCGAAGCCCGGAAAGTGACCGCCGAGATCAACACGGGATACCACGACCAGGCTGAGCTCCGGACGCTTATGGGACGCCTCATAGGGAAAGAGATGCCGGAGAAATTCATGCTGTTCCCGCCCATCTACGCCGATTTCGGCAGGAACATATCTCTGGGGGAGGGAGTCTTCATCAATTCCGGATGCTGCTTCCAGGACTAAGGCGGAGTGCGCATAGGCGACGGCTGCCAGATCGGACACCAAGTCGTATTCGCCACCATAGACCACGACATAGATCCTGCCCACCGCCATGATGTGATGGCGTCAGAGATAGTCCTGGAGAGGAATGTATGGGTGGGATCCCACGCAACCATTCTCAGGGGAGTCACCATCGGGCACGATTCCATAATCGCGGCGGGAGCTGTCGCCACCCGCGACGTCCCTCCCATGACCGTCGTGGCCGGGGTACCGGCAAGACCGGTGAAAAGCATCCGACGGTCCGCCTGACAGAAGATTATCTGGCGCGGACCCTATCCGCAAGCCCGCCGCGAGGGGAGATTTGCGACTCTGATTTCCCGCTGGATGCGGTTTATACAAAATTTTATATAGAACATCATACATACTATTGGGTAGTGAACCAAAGGTTGACAACCAAGAGGTGAAAACATGGAAATCGACGATCTGCTCGCTATGGTCGAGAACCCGACGCGCAGGAGGATCCTGGAGATGCTCGCTGACACCCCCAGCTACGCCCTGCGGCTGTCGAAAGAGCTCGGAATCAGCCAGCAGGCCGTCATGAAGAACCTGGCACTGATGGAGAGGAACGGCATGGTCACCTGCTACCGCGAAAGCAGCAGCATGGGCCCGGACCGCACCGTCTACGCTCCGAACGCCGAATTCACCCTGGTCGTGGACATGCACGGAAGCGTGTTCTCGGTCAGGCTGATGCCGGAGCCGGGGAAACCTATCGGAACCGAGGAGGCAATCGTCAGGCTGGAGGAGATCGGAAAGGAGCTGGAAGAGCTGGAACGCAGGAAGAACGACCTCCTGCGCGAGGCCGGAGCTCTGAGGAAAATGCTTGGGATGACGGCGGGGGCGGAAATCCCCCGGAAAAGAACGGAGGAATGATCGATATGGCAGAAGAGAAAGCGATCAAAGTCGCGGAGCTCAAATCAGGGGAAGCGGGCAGAGGGGTCGCAAGGCTCGATCCCGCGCTGATGGACATCCTCGGAATAAAATTCGGAGACATAATCCAGATAGACGGGAACAAAAAGACCGTCGTGAAGGTGCTCAGAGGTCCGGAGGAGGACGCCAACCTCGGCATAATAAGGATAGACGGATCGACGAGGCGCAACGCCGGCGTATCCATCGACGAGCGCGTCTCCATAAAGAAGGTGACCGCCAAGAACGCCGAGAAAATTACTTTCGCGCCAACCGAACAGCTCAGGCTACAGGGCGGAGAGGATTTCCTCAGGCAGAACTTCGAGGGAAGGGCGATCTCGAAGGGCGATGCGATAACGCTGAACGTCATGGGCAACAGGATAGACCTCGTGGTCACGTCCTTCTCGCCTTCCGGTGAAGCCGTGATAATGTCCAGCACCACCCAGGTGAAGATCTCCGACAAACCCGCGGAGAACAGCGGAGACATCCCGAAGACTTCCTATGACGACATCGGAGGCCTTGGAGACGCGGTCAAAAAGATCAGGGAGATGGTCGAGCTTCCGCTGAGGCATCCCGAGCTCTTCAAGAGGCTGGGCGTCGAGGCTCCTAAAGGAGTGCTCCTGCACGGACCTCCAGGAACCGGGAAGACCATGCTGGCCAAAGCCGTCGCCGGAGAGACGAGCAGCAACTTCATCTACATCGGCGGGCCGGAGATCGTGAGCAAGTTCTACGGGGAATCCGAAGGCAAGCTCAGAGAGATCTTCAAGGAAGCCGAGGAGAACTCGCCCAGCATCATCTTCATCGACGAGATAGACTCGATCGCACCGAAGAGGGACGAGGTGAGCGGCGAAGAGGAGAGGCGCATAGTGGCCCAGCTCCTCGCGCTGATGGACGGGCTGAACGCCAGAGGGAAGGTAGTGGTCATCGGAGCCACCAACAGGCCCAACTCCATAGACGAGGCCCTGAGAAGGCCGGGCAGATTCGACAGGGAGATCGAGATCGGAATCCCCGACAGGGACGGCAGGCTCGAGATCCTCCAGATCCACACCCGCGGAATGCCTCTCGGGAACGACGTGGACCTCGGATGGCTCGCCGACAAGACCCACGGCTACGCCGGAGCGGACATATCGGCGCTGACCAAAGAGGCCGCTATGGCCGCCCTCAGAAGGGTGCTCCCAGACATCGACCTGGAATCCGAGGAGATCTCCGCCGACATGCTGAACAGCATCCTGGTCACCAAAGACGACTTCAAGAACGCCCTGAAGGACATGCAGCCGTCGACCATGAGGGAAGTCCTGATCGAGAAGCCTGACGTCAAGTGGGAGGACATCGGAGCCTTGGAGGAGGCCAAGCAGGAGCTGAAGGAAGCCGTGGAATGGCCCCTGAAATTCGGCAAGGTCTTCGACCACATGAGCGCCAAGCCCCCGAAGGGAATCCTCCTGTACGGCCCGCCAGGAACCGGGAAGACCATGCTGGCGAAAGCCGTCGCCACGGAGTCCGAAGCCAACTTCATCTCCGTGAAGGGCCCGGAGTTCCTGAACAAGTGGGTAGGAGAGTCGGAGAAAGCCGTCAGAGAGACGTTCAGGAAGGCGAGGCAGGCATCCCCCTGCGTCATCTTCATGGACGAGATCGACTCGATCGCGCCGGAAAGAGGAACCGGAGGGGACAGCAACGTCACCGAGAGGGTCATCTCCCAGATGCTGACCGAGATGGACGGCCTCGAAGGCCTCAGCGACGTGGTGGTGATCGCGGCGACCAACAGGCCCGACATCATGGACCCCGCTCTGCTCAGGCCGGGAAGATTCGACAAATCCATCTTCATCGGACCTCCGGACAAGGAATCCAGGAAATCGATCTTCGGCATCCACACCTCCAAGAGGCCGATGGCCGACGATGTGGACCTCGATGTGCTAGCCGGCAAGACCGAAGGCTGCACCGGAGCGGACATCGCCGCCATCTGCAACGAAGCGGTGATGAACGCCGTGAGGCGCCTGGTGTCCTCCGGAGAGATGCCCACCGACGAGCAGATCGCCCAATGCAAGGTGAGCATGGCCGACTTCGAGAAGTCGCTGGACAAATTCGGCCCGAAAGCGGCCGAGAAGCTCAGGGATTACAAATCCTGAGCCCAAACCCCTTCCCAAACCCTTTGGAACGAACATAAGAACAAAAGAAAGCAGAATGGCAAAGAATCCAATCGAAGGTGAGTGAGATGAGCGCGGATGACATCTGGAACGGCTTCTTCGGAAGCTTCGACAGCTTGAACAGAAGGATCGAGGACATGTTCGCCCAGCTGAGCATGGACGGACCCGGCGTCAAGACATATGGGTATACCATGTACCAGGGTCCCGACGGGGTAAGGCACGTGAAGGAGTTCGGAAACAGCGACGGAACCTTCGGCAGACCTCAGCTCGCATCGGTCAGAGAGCCTTTCACGGACGTTTGCGAAGAGAACGGCGAAGTGAAGGTCATAGCCGAGATCCCCGGGATCGAAAAGAAAGACATCGACCTCAGCTGCAACGGCGATTCCTTATCCATAAGGGTGGACAACGGAAGCAAACGCTTCTCCAAGGATGTGGCCCTCCCATGCGAAGCCGACCCTGACTCGGCCAAAGCCGTGTACAACAACGGTCTGCTGGAGGTCACGCTGAAATCTCTGTCCACGAAGCAGAACGGAAAGCACATCGAAGTGATGTGACGGCCCCCGGGGGATTCCCCCGGACCCGTCCATTTTTCGAAAATCATTCCGATTCATTTTGGGAAAATGTTAAAGTCGACTATGGGAAATCCTTAAAGTTGGTTGCGGGAAATCCATATGATTCATTACGCATATGCCGCCGCTTCATGACCGGCCGCAGAATCGCGTGATTCACTTCCGCAACCTTCCTCCGCAGAGTTCAAAGGCCAGCATATGATTCGGATTGATGGGGAAGGCCATGAAACCCGGAGTGATGGTCATCGGCAGTTCGAACTTGGATACGTCAATCTATCTGGACAGATTCGCTTCGCCGGGGGAGACCGTGCATGCGGCAGGGAAGAAAGTCTCCTGCGGAGGCAAAGGAGCTAACCAAGCGGTAGCAGCCGCCAGAGCCGGAGCCGACGTAACGTTCATGACCGCTCTGGGAGACGACCCGGAAGGAAAGATCCTCGAAGAAAGGCTTTCCGAAGAGGGGATGACTCTTTCCATCGTTCGGAAGCAATGCGATACAGGCCAGGCTTTCATAGAGATCGACAGCCGCTCGGAGAACCGCATAGCCGTCATCGGAGGCGCCAACATGGTGATGACACCCGAGGACGTGAAGGATGCGTCCTCCGCCATCTCCGGACGCGGGATCCTCGTGGTGCAGAACGAAATCCCGTCCGAGACAGATCTGGCCGCAATGAAAATCGCATCCGATAACGGGACGATGACCATTTACAACCCAGCCCCCTGCAGGCCCATGGCGGAAGGCATGCTGAGCATGACAGACATCCTGGCGGTGAACGAAACCGAATTCCGGTATTTCGCCGGGACGGACGACCTCGAAAAGGGATCCGCGGCGCTCATCTCAGGCGGAGCGAAGGCCGTCGTTGTGACCCTGGGAAAAGCCGGGTGCTTCTATGCGTACGGAGGGCGCAGCGAAACCGTGCCGGCGCCCGAGACAGACGCGATAGACACTTCCGGCGCGGGCGATACGTTCGTAGGCTATCTCGCCGCATCCCTTTCCAATGGGTCTTCCATAGAGGAATCGGTCCGCCTAGCCACGGCGGCGGCTTCCATGTCGTGCGCCAGGAAGGGGGCGATGGACGGCATACCGACCATCGGCGAAATCCGTTTCTGAATCCGTCCCAATAAAAATATAAAATCCTCTGCGCCATTGGAGAACTTATGGGACGCAACGAACTCATCAACACCACCAGAGCCATACTGGCTAAGGCGGGCTTCGACGTGTCCTCCGCTCTGAGCCTAAGGGGGATATGCTTCGACGTCATCGCCAGGCTCGACGAGAAAATTCTCATAATCAAAGTTCTCAGCAACATCGACGCCTTCTCCAAGGAGAACGCCGAAGAGATGAAGGCCCTGGCCGACGCGCTGGACGCCACGCCCATGGTCACCGGCGAACGTTCGAGCGCCGGCGCTCTGGAGGCCGGCATAGTCTATTCCAGGTTCAACATATCCATAGTGTCCAACGAAACCTTGGCGGATCTTCTCCTCGAAGAGGCCCCTCCTTTCATATTCGCGGCCCCCGGCGGGCTTTACGTCAAGCTGGACAGCGAACTCCTCAAGAAAGCCAGGGAGGAGAGGGGCATCAGCCTCGGGACTCTGGCGGAGACCGCGGGCGTATCCAGACGCACCATCCAGATGTACGAATCCGGGATGGGCGCGATGATAGATGCGGCGCTCCGCATAGAGGAATACATGAATCTGCCGATCATCGAGCCGATAGACCCGTTCGCATTCAAGAGCGAGGAAAGGGAGAAGGAAGAGAGGTCAGTGCGGGACGTCCCCGATCTGTTCGCGCTGAGGCAGCTTTCCAATCTGGGATTCAAAGTGACGCCCGTAGTTAAAAGCCCGTTCGAAGCTGTCACGATAGACAGGAAATCATTCATCCTGACCGGCCTCGGAACCGACGACAGCGGGATAGTCCAGAGGGCGGTGGTGGCTTCGGAGCTCTCGAGGATAATGGACCGCTTCTCCGTGATGATAGTGGAGACCAAACGCGAGCGCGACAGCATCGACGGCACCGCGGTCGTCTCCAACGAAGAACTGAAAAGGATAGACGCCCCGGACGAGCTGACCGATCTGGTAGCGTCAAGAGGAGCGAAGAAATGATATCGATCATGATAGACGGATGCGCCGTCGACATACTCCCGTTCGTCAGCGGCCTCAGATCCGAGGCGGATAAAGTCCGCGAAGCGTTCGGAAAATACGAGGCGTACGGCGTATCCATGGGCATAGAAGGGATACAGGCCGTGGAAAAAAGGGACGAGATCGATGACGACCCGACCGTCAGCGAGCTGGATCTGGTATACGCCGACAAAATGGGCGCTTTCGGAGAGGTTGAGATGCCGTCCCCGGCGGTCTGCGAGCTCGTGGACCTCTGCAGGAAAAACGGGATCAGCGCCATACCTCTCGACATGAACGACGAGGAATTCACCGAGCTCTATTGCGACAAAGTCAAAGCGTACGAATTCGTCAGGGAGCACCGCCTCGCGAAGAAAGGCATGAAGAAAAAGTTCGATGCCTCCACCCCTGAAGAATTCGCCGTCCAATGGGACGCCTACGTCAACGAAGTCAAAGGCTTCAGGGAAGTCTCCGAAGAGAGGGAGAGGCACATCGCCGAAGAGATAACCGACGTTTCGAAATACAGGAAGAGTCTGCTTGTCCTGCTGGAGGTCGAGAGGTGCGGCGGAGTC
Above is a genomic segment from Candidatus Methanomethylophilaceae archaeon containing:
- the endA gene encoding tRNA-intron lyase; its protein translation is MAGILSDDMVEVRDQSEGSRIYTRGNYGYPRSGGGVDLDLIEAAYLLECGRLEVLDRGKPMSFPELFMHSASISEDFDIKYLVYRDFRQRGFVVKNETGGYDLSVFPRGKTISNSRPEYYVRAVSERSSFEISELIDQAEEAVDRKRAILYAVVDEEGDVTYYKMSLRDPFGKAFVKGMRRPAKGRLVRDRIFVYDAEDAENLRTLGYFGKTVGPFMQLSLVEGCYLASKGKLDVTGPSGEPMSDGELEAFSASVQDGFRIRLQVYDDLRERGLVAKSGFKYGNHFRAYTESPDDCHARYLVHAIKDGGIKTWPEVSKTVRLSGGVKKEILFGRVSENGIQYLEFQWFRP
- a CDS encoding helix-turn-helix domain-containing protein — encoded protein: MEIDDLLAMVENPTRRRILEMLADTPSYALRLSKELGISQQAVMKNLALMERNGMVTCYRESSSMGPDRTVYAPNAEFTLVVDMHGSVFSVRLMPEPGKPIGTEEAIVRLEEIGKELEELERRKNDLLREAGALRKMLGMTAGAEIPRKRTEE
- a CDS encoding CDC48 family AAA ATPase; protein product: MAEEKAIKVAELKSGEAGRGVARLDPALMDILGIKFGDIIQIDGNKKTVVKVLRGPEEDANLGIIRIDGSTRRNAGVSIDERVSIKKVTAKNAEKITFAPTEQLRLQGGEDFLRQNFEGRAISKGDAITLNVMGNRIDLVVTSFSPSGEAVIMSSTTQVKISDKPAENSGDIPKTSYDDIGGLGDAVKKIREMVELPLRHPELFKRLGVEAPKGVLLHGPPGTGKTMLAKAVAGETSSNFIYIGGPEIVSKFYGESEGKLREIFKEAEENSPSIIFIDEIDSIAPKRDEVSGEEERRIVAQLLALMDGLNARGKVVVIGATNRPNSIDEALRRPGRFDREIEIGIPDRDGRLEILQIHTRGMPLGNDVDLGWLADKTHGYAGADISALTKEAAMAALRRVLPDIDLESEEISADMLNSILVTKDDFKNALKDMQPSTMREVLIEKPDVKWEDIGALEEAKQELKEAVEWPLKFGKVFDHMSAKPPKGILLYGPPGTGKTMLAKAVATESEANFISVKGPEFLNKWVGESEKAVRETFRKARQASPCVIFMDEIDSIAPERGTGGDSNVTERVISQMLTEMDGLEGLSDVVVIAATNRPDIMDPALLRPGRFDKSIFIGPPDKESRKSIFGIHTSKRPMADDVDLDVLAGKTEGCTGADIAAICNEAVMNAVRRLVSSGEMPTDEQIAQCKVSMADFEKSLDKFGPKAAEKLRDYKS
- a CDS encoding Hsp20/alpha crystallin family protein is translated as MSADDIWNGFFGSFDSLNRRIEDMFAQLSMDGPGVKTYGYTMYQGPDGVRHVKEFGNSDGTFGRPQLASVREPFTDVCEENGEVKVIAEIPGIEKKDIDLSCNGDSLSIRVDNGSKRFSKDVALPCEADPDSAKAVYNNGLLEVTLKSLSTKQNGKHIEVM
- a CDS encoding ribokinase; amino-acid sequence: MGKAMKPGVMVIGSSNLDTSIYLDRFASPGETVHAAGKKVSCGGKGANQAVAAARAGADVTFMTALGDDPEGKILEERLSEEGMTLSIVRKQCDTGQAFIEIDSRSENRIAVIGGANMVMTPEDVKDASSAISGRGILVVQNEIPSETDLAAMKIASDNGTMTIYNPAPCRPMAEGMLSMTDILAVNETEFRYFAGTDDLEKGSAALISGGAKAVVVTLGKAGCFYAYGGRSETVPAPETDAIDTSGAGDTFVGYLAASLSNGSSIEESVRLATAAASMSCARKGAMDGIPTIGEIRF
- a CDS encoding transcriptional regulator — translated: MGRNELINTTRAILAKAGFDVSSALSLRGICFDVIARLDEKILIIKVLSNIDAFSKENAEEMKALADALDATPMVTGERSSAGALEAGIVYSRFNISIVSNETLADLLLEEAPPFIFAAPGGLYVKLDSELLKKAREERGISLGTLAETAGVSRRTIQMYESGMGAMIDAALRIEEYMNLPIIEPIDPFAFKSEEREKEERSVRDVPDLFALRQLSNLGFKVTPVVKSPFEAVTIDRKSFILTGLGTDDSGIVQRAVVASELSRIMDRFSVMIVETKRERDSIDGTAVVSNEELKRIDAPDELTDLVASRGAKK